CATCGCGCACCTCCCAGCCGGTGACCGGGTCGATGTCGAACAGCTTGCCGTTCGCCACGCCCCAGGCGCAGAAGCCGCCGTACTGCGGCTCATAGCGCGCCGGACTGCGCAAGAAGGCTTCGCGGTTCTGCGCGTTCGCGAACCGATAGACGCCGCCGCCCCGCTCGACGGTGAGGTTCTCGCGCCCGGCAACGGCCGTGCCCGAGAAGTATGCGACGGCGTCATAGCCTTTTAGCGCCTGCCCGGCATGCATCTGGTTGATGGTTCCGCCCGTGCGGGACTGCGCGCGCGCGGGGAGGATCCGCCGAGCGTAGCGACGGCAACGCCGCCAAGGATGAGGCGGCGGTTGATCGTGATGGTCATCGTCTCTTCTCCTGTCTGTCGTGCGCGCGGGAAAAGCATTCGCCGCCGCGCCGGCGCCTTGAGCGCGCGGGTTCGGTCCGCGCGCCGCGTCGGCCTGGAGCTCATCCGGCGCGACGCCGAGAAGATCGCGCTGCAGCGGCACATCGGGAATGCGTGGCGCGGTAAACACTCCCTTCCGTCCACGAGAAGGATCACGCCGGCAGATCGCCCCTCGGGATCAACGGATCGTCCGACCGAGGAAGTCGCGGATCTGCGCCGCCATCTCCGGCCCCTTTGTCTCCAGGGCGAAGTGACCCGCATCGAGCATGTGCAATTCGGCGCGCGGGAGATCGCGCAAGTACGCTTGCCCGCCGGGTGCCGGAAAGATCTGGTCGCGCTTGCCCCAGAGGATCAGCGTGGGTGGCTGGTGCTTGCGGAAATACGCCTGCACCTGGGGATAGAGCGCGACGTTCTTCCGATAGTCGTAGAACAGATCGAGCTGGATCTCCTGGTTGCCGGGACGGTCGAGATAGACCTGATCCAGCATCCAAGCATCGGGGCTCACGAGGGTCTTGTCCGGCTCGCCATGCGTATACTGCCACTCGGTGGCGGCGAGTGCGAGGAACTGGCGTAGCTTCTCGCGGCTCTCAATCCTGCCGTCGCGCCAGTAGGCCTTGAACGCATCCCAGAATCCGAGCAGGCCCTCGTCGTAGGCATTGCCGTTCTGCACGATCAGCGCGCTCACCCGCTCGGGATGCGCGAGAGCGACCCGCCAGCCGACGGGCGCGCCATAGTCCATCACGTAGAGCGCATAGCGCGCGACGCCGAGTTGGCGTAGCAACGCGCCGACGATGCGGCCGTAGTTCTCGAAACTGTAGTCGAAGCGCGCGCGATCGGGCATCGCGCTGCGGCCATAGCCGGGATAGTCCGGCGCGATCACGCGGTAGCGATCGGCGAGTGCCGGGATCAGGTTGCGATACTGCTGCGACGAAGTCGGAAAGCCGTGCAGCAGCACGATCGTCGGCGCATCGCGCCTGCCGGCCTCGCGATAGAAGACGTCGACGCCATCGACCTCGACGGTCCGATAGTGGATCCGGGCGTCGCCCGGATCGGCGACGATGGAGGTCTGCGCGCGCGCGGTGCCAGTCGCCGCGGCGACGAGGGCTGTGGCGGCGGTCGCACGGAGCAGGACGCTGCGGCTGATGGTCGTCATAGCGATGTCAATCCCCTCGCGGTGGCGCGGCGGGGGTCGCCGGGCCATCGGGAACGAAGATGACCGGCGCGCCTGCTTGTCAGAATGCGCGACGCGGGGAATTGATCATTGCGCGCGCGGGAAAGGTGACGGCTCGGCCGGACGAGATGTAGCGCCCGATAAGGGGGCGGCGGCAGCCTGCTCGACGCGGCGACGGATGACCTTGTCGCGCGCCGTCGCGATGAACGCCATCGTGCTTGTGCCGGCCTGACCGCGGGCAGGATCGCTGGTACTCGTCGGGCGTTTGCCCGACCCCTGGTGCTGGATGGATCGCCGGGCGGCGACCTTGCCGTGATGGCGTCGCGCGCTACTACTTCGCGACAGCGCGGCCGAGGCGGGCCCGGGAGAGGAGGCGGCTGCCGCGGAGCGTCGCGAGCGCGCTGACAACGGCGGCCATGCCGATGTTCCAGCTCAGCACGAGGGCCGAGGCCTCAAGCGGGTGGAACAGGTTCAGCGCGAAGGATGCCACGCCGGCCACCGCGAGCGCGGCGAGGAGGGAGACGAGACGCGGCTGCGGTCGCGCGGAGTGGCGCAGCATGAAGGCCGAGACCAGCGCAAGCGGATACACAACCAACGATGCTCCGCCAATCGGCGGGGTCTATCCTTACATGAAGATATACATTGGCGAGTTCAGTTAATTCTCGAGTTCCCTGATTCAGGTACCGACGACCGACGCATCGGTCAGTTGCCTCGAACGCACTCAGATCTACATCGTCAGCGCACCGGTCATCGGCAACACGCAGGAAGTTGCTTCCAGCACCCGCAGGCAGGGGATGCCGTAGCGGTAAGGGTGCCGGATATGGCTGTTCGGTTCACGTGCGCGTGTCGAGCATCACGCAAAGAGCGACATCGATCTCGCGGTGATGATGCCGGAACTTGATTGGTACTGGTGGCACTCAGCGTGGGAGAAGGCACCGGACGCGGAGCTCGCGTATCCGATTCACCTCGAATGGTATCGGCCCGATGCTGGTTTGAAGATCGTCGGCGCGGCTATCAATCAAGACGGGCTCCTGCTCTACCAGCGTTAAGTTCCAACCTCGGTGGGGCCTGGGATCAGGCCTGCAAAGCGGCATTTTCCCCCTCGCCGCGCCATGGGAAATTCGCCGTTTGCAAGCCTGACCCCAACGCGATGGAGAGCACGCTGATCGGATAGGAACCCGAGCGCCTACGCGCGGTTCTCCTCGGGATCGCGTTTCTGGGGAATGGACCGAACGACATGGCCGACCTGATCATCTGGACCTACGACCGGGTGCCGGAGATGCCGCGCGGGTTCGTGCGCGACCTGCGGCTGCGGTGGGCGTGCGAGGAGGCCGGCCTCGCCTATTCGGTGCGGACGGTGCCGTTCGAGGGACGGGAGACCAACCATCTGGCGCGCCAGCCCTTCGGGCAGATCCCGTTCCTGAGCGACGGCGGCGTGGAGATGTTCGAGAGCGGCGCCGGGCTGCTGCATCTGGCGCGGAAGAGCGAGGCGTTGATGCCGCGCGATCCCGCCGGCGAAGCGGAGACGGTGCAATGGATCGTCGCCGCGCTCAATTCGATCGAGATGGTCAGCGTGCCATGGTGGTTCCTCAAGGTGACGGGCGCGACGGAGAACGGTCTCGCCGGTTGGCTGGGAAGCCGCCTCGGCCAGCTCGAGAAGGTGTTGGCGCAGCGGGAATGGCTGGCGGCCGGCCGCTTCACGTCGGCGGACCTGCTGATGGCCGACGTCCTGCGCGTCCCCGACGTCCGCGCCTTCGGCGACCGGCCCGCGAGCGAGGCCTACGTGGCCCGCGTCACCGACCGCCCCGCGTTCAGGAAGGCGCACGCCGACCAGATCGCGCATTTCGCCGCCGCCGACGCGAACAGGCCGGCCGCCGGCTAGAGTCCCGGGCCACGACCTCGCGGCACCGGCGCGGGCCGCGCCGCCGCGCGTGCGCACGACGGCGGCTTCATGCTAAGCGGCGCTGTCGTTCCCCGCGGCGCCCGCCGCCGCCGTCCCGCCGCAGGAGCCCGGTTCCCATGATCGATTTCCAGGCCGCGCCGCTATGGATGATCTTCGCGCTCAGCGTCGTCCTCGTCGGCGGCGCCAACGAGGCGGGGCGCTACGTGCGGCGGCGATTCCAGGTCGACGGCGACGACAACACGGCCACGCTGGAAGGGTCGGTGCTGGGCATGCTCGGGCTGATGATCGGCTTCAGCTTCGCGATATCGGTCTCGAATTTCGACGCGCGGCGCGACGCCCTGCTGGACGAGGCCAACGCGATCGGCACCACGGGCCTGCGCGCGCGCCTGCTGCCGGCGCCGCACAACCGCGAGGTCCTGGACCTGCTGCGCGAGTACACCAAGCTGCGCGTCGACGTCGCCGCCTCGACCCGCTCGATGGCGGCGCTCGACAAGCTGATCGACCGCTCCAACACGATCCACGAGGCGCTGTGGCAGCAGGCCAAGGCCGTCGCCGCCAAGGATCCCGGCATGGTGCCGACGGGCCTGTTCATCCAGTCGCTGAACGACATGATCGACAGCCACCTGAAGCGCCTGACGGCGGCCCGCGTGCGGCTGCCGGGGATGGTGCTGTTCACGCTCTACGGGATCGCGGCCGTCGCCGCCGGCCTGGTCGGCTACACCACCGGCCTGACGGCGCGGCGCGCCATTCTGCCGACCTACGTCGTCAGCGCCGTCGCCGTGGCCGTGATCCTGCTGGTCGCCGATCTCGACCGGCCCGACGCCGGATTCACCCGCGTCGACCAGCAGCCCATGATCGAGACCGCCAAGGGCCTCGCCGGCTACAAGGACTAGCCGCGGCGGGTCGGGAACGATTCCGGCGGCCCGGCCGGCGCGACGTCCACGCTTCGGTCGCCGCCGTCAGTACTGCGCGCCGACGCGCAGGAACACCTGGCTGCGGTCGTACTCCGCCGCGCCGAGGTTCGACCGGCGCGCCTGGAAGCGGTAGTCCGCGCCGACGTAGTAGTTCTCGTTGATGCCGTACTTGAGCCCGACGCTCGCGTCGTAGTCGTGGTCGCGGCGGCCGCTGTCCTGGAAGTCGCTCCGCGCGTATCCGGCGCGCAACGTCAGCGCCAGATCGCGCGTGATGTCCTGCTCGAGCCGCGCGCCGACCGACGACAGGACGTACGCGGGCGAACCGAACGACGTCGTCTCCTCGATGCTGCGGTCGAACCAGCCGACGACGAGCGTGCCGGCGACCGGCCGCCAGCGCACCGACCCCTGAAGGGCCGGCGTGCCCACGGTGGAGAAGCGCGAGTCTCGGTAGTTCTGGTACATGAACCCGGCGAACACCTCGCCGTCCAGCTTGGGCGACACGGTGAAACGCGCGCCCATGCCGGTCACGAAGCCCTGCGAGTTGCGCCGGAATCCGTTGTCGTCGCGGTAGCCGTCGTAGTTCCTCAGGTCGTGCGCCAGCTGGCCGAACAACTGGAACGACGGCGAGAACACGTAGCCGACCCGGAACCCCGTCTCAAGGTGGCTGCGGCTGCGGTCGCTGTTGTTGATCCGCCCGGCGAGCGAGTCCGCGTCGTCGAAATCGAGGTGGCGGTAGGTCGAGCCGAAGCGGAACCGCCACGCGCCGCTGCGATGGGCGATGCCCGCGTAGGCGCGCTGCTCCCAGTAGATCGTCGGTTCGATGCCGTTGACCGCGTCCGGCGAGTCGCGGTCCTCGTGATCGCGCTTGCCCAGGACGCCGCCGAACAGGCTGGTGGACGGCCCCAGATCGTAGGTGCCTTCGGCCGAGAACCAGAAATCGAGGGCGTTCTCGCGATTGTACTGACGGTAGCGCGAGACGTCGACATGGCCCTGGACGACGGCCGAGTGCGACGAACCGCGGTTCTCGCCGACCAGCGCCAGCGCGGCCACACCGACGATATCGCCGCGCTTACCGCGCTTGGTCGCGTAGACGTTGTCGTCGTACACGACCGCCGCGTCGACGGTCGGGAAAATGCGGAACCCTCCCGCGTCGAAGCCGAGACGGGACGCGCGTTCGCGCTCCGCCTCCGCGTTGGCGACGACAAGCCGCTCCTGCGGGCCTTCCACGACGGTGCCGGGGGGCAACCGCGTCTGCGTGCGCGGATCCACCGAGGCCGTCTGGCCCACCGCCGCCGTCACGGCGCGCGCCACCGCGTCCCGGTTCGCCGGAGGCGCCGCGGCCACGATCCGATCGATGATGGCCCGGTAGACGGGCAGGTTCGCGCCACGAAGAAAGCGCACAGCGACCGCGGCGTCACGGGCGAGATTCGCCGCCGTCTCGGGCGTTCCCGCGAGTTCCGGACGGCGTCGCAGGACTCCGTCGAGCGCCTCCAACAGCGCGCCGGGTCCACCCTCCTCGGCCGCCACCCGGAACGGCGCGGCCTCGGCGCTCACGCGCTGGGCGTCGGCGGTCTGCGAAACAGCGAACGACGCGACCAGCGCGAGCGCCCCGAGGCAGGCTTGAAACCTTGGCAACTTGGCACCCTCAATCCGCCGCGGAACGGTCTAAAGCCGGGCAACAACCGTATATAATCAAATGCTAATTCAACCACAAGGTAATCGGCGAACGCCTCCGGCGATCCGGACGCATGCCTGTAGCGCGTCGGGAGCTTCCGGCAGTTGACATCAATCAAGGTCCGCCGATCTCCTGTATATTAGAAATCGCTAATTCAATTCGGAGAGTTCGCAGCGCTTTCCGCCATCCACAGGCGGGCGGGGGATACCGTGGTCTCAATCGCATCTAACATCCGCGGGCGTCGGCCGCGCATCTTGGCGATCGCCTCGATCTTCGCGGCGTTGCCGATGCTCGCGACGACCGTGGCGGCGGAGCAGATCGGGCAGGTCCGCGCGGGTTCGCCGGGATCGGGTCCGGGTGGCGCGGCCGCAGGCGCGCCGCCAGCAGGCGGCAGCGGCGCGTCGACGGGACCGGGCCCCGTCAACCAGAGCCAGTACGGGCCGCCGGCGTCGAAAGGAGCTCCGGCGCCAGCGACGCCGTCGGCGCCGGCGCAGGCGCGCAACCTCGTCGATCTCGACAGCGTCGCGCGTGGCGATCTGTGCGGCGACTACCGGCTCGGCGCGATGGTCGCGGCGGAGCGCCTGAGATCGCCGAATCTCCGGCGGCTCGACTTCGCGCAACGCTATCTCGCACCGGGATTCGACGCGGGCAAGAACCAGACGGGCGTCCGGATCCTGGCGAGCTACCAGGAGGAGATGGAGCGGCCACGTCCGGACCCGCTCGTCGCCGGAACGTACATCGCGATGGTGTCCACGGTGCCGGTGACGGACGGGCTTGTCGAGCAATTGAACGCGATCCTGTGCGTCTCCGGCGCGCCCAAGCGCATCTCGGCGATCGCGGCCGCGGCGCGGCAGCAAAAATCGGCGCGGTAGCGGAACCGACGCCAGACAATCCAGGTCGTGAAAGGACGGGATATGGAGATCGGACGGCGAATCCTCCTCGTGGTGATCGGTGGATCGCTCGGCGCGGCCTTCAGCGCGGATACCGTGATGGCGCAAGGCCACGGCGGCGGCGGCGGCGGCGGCGGAGGTCATGAAGGCGGCGGTGGCGGCGGCGGTGGCGGCCATGGCGGCGGCGGGCATCAGCGCCGCGTGCGGGCCGGCGGCGGCCATGGACGCGGCGGACACGGCGGCGGGCACGACGAGCCGGGCAGCGGAGAGGCCGGGACGCTCGACACTTCGATCCGCGGCGGCGGAGCCAGTCCGCACGGACACATCACCGACAGTCCCGGCAGTTGGACGGTGATCGACAAAGTGCTCGGCCGATAGCGCGCCGCAACGCGCGGGCGCGCCGTAGCAAGGACGACAAGGAGAAGGCCGCGCAGGACGACGCGTCCGCGTCGTACCGGCCGGCCGGGAGATCCGACGCCGCATGACGCGGCGCCGGAAGGTCACGGATGGCTATTCATCCAACATCGGAGGCAGAAATGTCAGATTCCAGGAAGATCGCGCTCCTGTCGGGCGTGGCGGCTTTGGCGCTCGCGGTGGCGCCGGTCTCGTTCGTCGCGACCGACCTCGGGTTCGGCGGCGGCGCGGCGTTCGCCCAGAGCGGCGGAGGTCACAGCGGCGCTGGACAGGGTGGCGCCGGCGGCAGCGGCAAGGGCGGCAGCACCAAAGGAACCGGCCAGGGCGGCCCGTCCGCCGACAGCGACGCCAAGGGTCCCAAGTTCAAGGGCGGCGAGACGCGGCCGGAGCCGGGTTCGCGCGGCGGCAAGCCGGTGTGGGCGCAGGAGGGCATCCCCGAGATCGAGCTCGGCCGCCTGAATGTCGCTCGGGCGCCGGCGCACGTGCTGGAGAAGGCGTTCTACGAGGCGCTGGCCAACTTCGATCCGACCAAGTCGGCCGCGCTGTACTCGATGTCGGCGGCCGAGTTCGCCGCCTATCTGCGGGCCAACTACGCCACGGTGGTCCGCGTCGACTCGCCGCTGGAGAATCTCGGCCTGCTCAAGGACATCCTCGCCGACGGCCAGACGCAGCTGCCGGGCGTGACGCCGCGGTCGAAGATCGATCTCGCCGCGATCTTCCTCGGCTCGGCCTCCGACAAGACGATCCCGATCACCACCGACACCGTGCGGGCGATGATCACGATCCTCGGCATGCCCGCGTTGAGCGACGCGGAGATCTCCGCGCTGGCGGCCGGCGCCGAGGCCGTGCGTCAGGCGATCCTCGCCGGCCACGGCTGATCGGCCGGACCTCGGCGGCCGTCACCCGGCCGCCGACGGATCATTTGGAAGCGGGCGCCTCGCGAGAGGCGCCCGCTTTCGTTCGCGCGGGCGACGCGCCGGCGGCGCGATCAGCGCGGTCGATCGATCACACCGCCGCCGCCCGGACCATGTCGGCGCATTTCTCGCCGATCATGATCGACGGCGCGTTGGTGTTGCCGGCGACGATCGAGGGCATGATCGAGGCGTCGGCGACGCGCAGGCGGCCGATTCCATGCACGCGCAGCTGGGGATCGACCACCGCGTCGGGCTCGCGGCCCATGCGGCAGGTGCCGACGGGATGCAGGTTCGACACGCCGCGGGCGCGGATGTCGGCCTTCAGGTCCTCGTCGCTGGCGACCTGGGGGCCGGGCAGGATCTCCTCGACCACGAACGGCTTGAGCGCCGGTTGGGCCGCGATCTCGCGGCACAGGCGCATGCCGTGCAGCAGCGCCTCGAAATCGTAGGCGCTCTTGAGGAAGTTGAAGCGGATCTCCGGCGGCGCCAGCGGATCGGCGCTCTTGAGCCGCACCGTGCCCCGCCCGTCGGGCCGCAGATGCACGGGGCTCAGGCCGAAGGCCGAGAACGGCTGCGCCACGACGCCGTGGCGGTTGCGCTCCTTGATCGCCCAGCTGAACATGTTGATCTGCAGGTCAGGCCGCTCCAGCCGCTTGTCGCTGCGCACCAGCGCGCCGACATACAGCCCCATGCTGGCCAGCGGGCCGGTGCGGCCGAAGGCGTACTGGAACGCCGCCTTGATGCGCACCGGCAGGCTGTTGGCGAGGTCGTTCATGGTCACCGGCTGGGAGCAGCGGTAGGCGACGTAGGTGTTGAAATGGTCGTGCAGGTGCGACCCGACGCCCGGCATGTCGCGCACCACCGCGACGCCGTGCTCGCGCAGATGCGCCGCCGGACCGAGGCCGGACAGCATCAGCAGCTGCGGCGAGCCGTAGACGCCGCCGGACACGATCACCTCGCGCCGCGCGCGCGCCGTCCTGAGGCCCGCGGGCGTCCGGTACTCGACGCCGGTGGCGGCGCCGTCCTCGATCAGCACGCGGGTGGCGTGCGCGCCGGTGGCGATCGTCAGATTGGCCCGCCGCCTGGCGCCGCTGAGATAGGCCTTGGCGCCTGGACCAGCGCCGCGCGTTGCCGATCGTGGTCTGGTAGTAGCCGACGCCCTCCTGGGTGGCGCCGTTGAAATCGGGATTGGCGGGGATGCCGGCCTGCATGGCGGCGTCGTGCATCGCCTTGGCGAGCGTCGGCTTCCAGCGGTGGTCGGTGACCTTCAGAGGGCCGCCGACGCCGTGGAAATCGTCGGCGCCGCGCTCCTGGTCCTCGGCGCGCTTGAAATAGGGCAGCACCGAATCGTAGTCCCAGCCCTCGCAGCCGCGCTGGCGCCACTCGTCGTAGTCGGCGGCGTTGCCGCGCATGTAGACCATGCCGTTGATCGAGCTGGTGCCGCCCAGCACCTTGCCGCGGGGCTGGTACATGACGCGGCCGTTGAGCTCGGGCTCCGGCTCGCTGTCGAACATCCAGTTCACGCGCGGATTGTTGAACGTCTTGTGGTAGCCCAGCGGCACGTGGATCCACGGATAGGTGTCGCGCGGGCCGGCCTCGAGCAGCAGCACGCGGAAGCGGCCGTCCTCGCTCAGCCGGCCGGCCACGGCGCAGCCCGCGGAGCCGGCGCCGGTCACGATGAAATCGTACTCGTCCGCACCCTGCACAAACGCCTCCCACGATCCGCCCGCCATCGCACGCCGCGCGCCGCGCGACGGATCGACATTCGGGGTCCCGCCGCGCGACCGCAAGGCCGTTCTCGCGGTTGCGCCGGGCCGGCCCGCCCGCGAAGATCGCGCGGTCTCGCGTTCACGGGGAGCGACCATGACGGCGACCACCCTGCCGGTGTCCGGGCCGGCGATCGATTTCGAGCGGCTGGACTGGATGTGGTTCAAGGGCGGGCCGCGCTTCGACTATCCGATCGACTACGGGCTGGCGGTGCTCGGCGCGCGCCCGGCCGAGGGCCGCATCGACTTCCTCGGCCGCTGGGCGCCCGGCGCCTACTGCCATTTCCACCGCCACACCGGCGACACCACGACGCTGATCCTCGAGGGCGAGCACCGCGTGCTGGATGTCACCGACGCCGGCGACCGGCTGAGGATCCGTCCGCGCGGCGACTACGCCCACAGTCCGGCCGGCGACCTGCACATGGAATACGCCGGACCGGCCGGCTCGCTGGTGTTCTTCAGCATGACGACGCCCGACGGCCGCGTCTTCGAGGTGCTCGACAAGGACCGGAAGCTCCTGAGCACCGTCACCATCGACGACATGGTCTCCGGCCGCCTCAAGCGATGAGCGCGCGGGGGCGCCGCGACGCCACGGATCGCCGTCCGTCAATCCGGGAAGGTGGGGTGCCGCTTCCTGAGCTCGGGGCCGGTCAGGTTGGTCACGAAGTCGATGCGCTCGCCGTTGGCGAGCTCGAAGCGGCCCATGGTGTAGAAGCGCCAGCGCTCGCCCTCCTCCTCGCGGATCTCGCGCTGGCTTCCCTTGGCGGTCACGCGGCCGCCGAAGCACGAGTAGGTGCGCTCCTTGCCGGCGCCCGCCGACCGGCTGCTGCACACCAGCTGGCGGTCGGCGTTATGCAGGCGCGACTCGCCGCCCTGGTTGACGCGGAACCCGAGCATGGTCTGCGTCGCCGCGCCGGCGCGCGTCACCGCGACGATCGCGGTGTCGTAGAGCGCCGGCCCGGCG
The genomic region above belongs to Rhodospirillales bacterium and contains:
- a CDS encoding alpha/beta hydrolase, which gives rise to MTTISRSVLLRATAATALVAAATGTARAQTSIVADPGDARIHYRTVEVDGVDVFYREAGRRDAPTIVLLHGFPTSSQQYRNLIPALADRYRVIAPDYPGYGRSAMPDRARFDYSFENYGRIVGALLRQLGVARYALYVMDYGAPVGWRVALAHPERVSALIVQNGNAYDEGLLGFWDAFKAYWRDGRIESREKLRQFLALAATEWQYTHGEPDKTLVSPDAWMLDQVYLDRPGNQEIQLDLFYDYRKNVALYPQVQAYFRKHQPPTLILWGKRDQIFPAPGGQAYLRDLPRAELHMLDAGHFALETKGPEMAAQIRDFLGRTIR
- a CDS encoding DUF1109 family protein, with the protein product MVVYPLALVSAFMLRHSARPQPRLVSLLAALAVAGVASFALNLFHPLEASALVLSWNIGMAAVVSALATLRGSRLLSRARLGRAVAK
- a CDS encoding nucleotidyltransferase domain-containing protein; amino-acid sequence: MWLFGSRARVEHHAKSDIDLAVMMPELDWYWWHSAWEKAPDAELAYPIHLEWYRPDAGLKIVGAAINQDGLLLYQR
- a CDS encoding glutathione S-transferase family protein produces the protein MADLIIWTYDRVPEMPRGFVRDLRLRWACEEAGLAYSVRTVPFEGRETNHLARQPFGQIPFLSDGGVEMFESGAGLLHLARKSEALMPRDPAGEAETVQWIVAALNSIEMVSVPWWFLKVTGATENGLAGWLGSRLGQLEKVLAQREWLAAGRFTSADLLMADVLRVPDVRAFGDRPASEAYVARVTDRPAFRKAHADQIAHFAAADANRPAAG
- a CDS encoding outer membrane beta-barrel protein; its protein translation is MPRFQACLGALALVASFAVSQTADAQRVSAEAAPFRVAAEEGGPGALLEALDGVLRRRPELAGTPETAANLARDAAVAVRFLRGANLPVYRAIIDRIVAAAPPANRDAVARAVTAAVGQTASVDPRTQTRLPPGTVVEGPQERLVVANAEAERERASRLGFDAGGFRIFPTVDAAVVYDDNVYATKRGKRGDIVGVAALALVGENRGSSHSAVVQGHVDVSRYRQYNRENALDFWFSAEGTYDLGPSTSLFGGVLGKRDHEDRDSPDAVNGIEPTIYWEQRAYAGIAHRSGAWRFRFGSTYRHLDFDDADSLAGRINNSDRSRSHLETGFRVGYVFSPSFQLFGQLAHDLRNYDGYRDDNGFRRNSQGFVTGMGARFTVSPKLDGEVFAGFMYQNYRDSRFSTVGTPALQGSVRWRPVAGTLVVGWFDRSIEETTSFGSPAYVLSSVGARLEQDITRDLALTLRAGYARSDFQDSGRRDHDYDASVGLKYGINENYYVGADYRFQARRSNLGAAEYDRSQVFLRVGAQY